A region of the Haematobia irritans isolate KBUSLIRL chromosome 5, ASM5000362v1, whole genome shotgun sequence genome:
TGATCCTTCTTTGTACTTGACCAGACTTACCATCGTCAATAACTTGGATACATAAGGGGAAATCCTTTGGAAGTCTTGCCTTTTCCTCCAAAAGTTCATCTACGTACTTCTGGGCAATTTCATTGATTTTAGGAATGTATGTTTCAAAAGTTGGATCATTGTTGTTAGCcattttttcaagaaatttaaTGGATACCTTTCACCGGCTGCTTTGACATGAATTGAACGGAGTTTGTAATGAAGGTATTTCCCTAAATCAAATATAAAGCGTCGCGATACTTTTACTTTTAAGGGCACCTtacacggtcggataaacatTATAACACAACatgttgcggcgacaaatcagCTGGTATAAGGTCATGTTTGCGTGGTGCGCgtacgtgttggcataaaatcaaaacaactttgattttttctggttggggCGGACACATCTTTAAGTGTGAGGGGATGTTCGCCCAACattatgaaaaagaaatttatttttattataaaaaaaaacatttctgtaATGGAATTAATTCTCTATCTCCAATTATggttcacccatagaaaaattattaccatacgtGATTAAATCAATACCGTACATTATTAccaaccccgtatggtacaatatcaataccgaacGGTACAGACGGTACAcaaagcatgaaagtaccatACGGTATTATGAgaataccaaaatggtattaaaaataatacctaaaggccggtatgcacctctggcgaaaaatttcattcccataagaaatgcattgctatttatggtaacgaaattttcggtagcgttcaatttcgtaagctggtacgcacctctaatgaaaataacagagttgtcaaaagcatattttggcagcaaacatttaatttattacaatcattgtgtgcgtaaaagttttaaacggtctgtaaataataaacaatttatttttggaatatttggaacatatattaaaaatttttaaaagcgattagctggtttaaaatttgtgtacacagccctgtttttttgttgtagacttaaataaatttttgctgccgaaaatttcgctagaggtgcataccggccttaagcggtattaatatttataccattAAGTTATTGATGTATAACAGTGtggtattaccaaataataccaaaaCGGTATTGGGTTTAATCCAAACCCTGTATTTATTCTtataaccctgccaacattttttgaatttggggactcttttgagaatccccactacgtcgaaaacaagcatatacgacatcaaaaactcgtcggaaaagcgccgtcactattgagaagttgtaccacgccaagttactacaaaaatgtttcgcatgagtgcaattattaggtgcctttatagatcaatttagaacgacgccaataagggaccctccaaacaatcagaaaaagtgcattttaagatagttgtaaaagaatcattgtggtcgagtaaaacacgtttgtttagatatttattaatttgattaaacatttacaaattcttaaaaatataacatttataccactatcacattacatttaacataatttttggcattaatgatgatgttgagttacaagtagcgagttacatgttgctgcgtctatcaaccagtgttttaattccatggaggcagcgtgtctgtaaaatatctgaaaaacaatcactttattccatttggaaaatcaccaaattgttcaccaatatacctttcacaattttaagcgtataatctatgttttcagaactttattttcgtttttatttaattaaaatataacaagctggttgcgcttggcgtttcacaaaaaaaaatggcttttttaacagtagggatggcaaattacttgcatgtactttttgatgtaccttttcatgatggttgaagtgacatttacgagtctgtggtaacgatgaggttgaaatggaactttgaaatgctggcagggaatacATATTAGTTCAGTAAAACACACGTAACAATGACTTTtcctttaatacatatataaaatacatagtacatacacttcaccacttttttcatgcaaaattaatctTTGAATTGTATGTCCCATCACAGGCTCTGTATGCCTCAAGCTGCCTGTCGTGAGATTTGGAAAGCTTTTGTATGtctcttatgcgctttacagataatcagttattccggacgacaatgCTCGTTTCGaaaatatcccatatattgtgcacattataagttaagtccgaaggcataaccgatactagggctgttttctttttgcactggatgcaacatttgtatgggctatccagaacatctttccactggtgttctatccagaacatctcatcagtgcaagtcgcgccgatgttaccagattgtatttggataaagtgacgcttcttcgattcacaatagcaatttattgtgactattttatcgaaaaacatgaaattcaaagtgatacagtgtcataaataatcgcagcagtaaatatttattactaattgaagcatttcatacattaaaaatgcaagatttcacttcttttctgtgattgtttttaaacatctgatgacatatttttggagatgtcctggataaacgagtactctgttttattttagtccttaacggcttagcataatatccagtgctaaaagaaaacagccctattgctgcatgtttatggaatcgataacacattaaccgattatttagtcatggccgacaagtcgtatcgatgtgACACACTGCAAAGGGCACCTTATACcgtcggataaaccctgcgagACAACAcattgcggcgacaaatccgctagtataagccctgccagcatttcaaagtttcatttcatcatcatcgctaccacagactcgtaaatgtcaccacaaccatcgcgaactgttatgggggaagcatatcaaaaagtacaaaatgtacatgaaatattttgccatcactagaagagccattttattttttgtgaaacgccaagcgcaaccagcttgttatatttcatttaaataaaaacgaaaataaagttctgaaaacatagatattacgcttaaaattgtgaaaggtatatggtgaacaattttcgactttccaaatagaataaagtgatcgtttttcaaatatttttccaggcacgctgtctccattgaaaataaacaaactggctgatagacgctgcaatatgtaacttgctacttaaaactcaacatcattcttttattaatgcaaaaaattatgttaaatgtgatgagataaaccgaaaaatgttatatatatataagaaattataaatgtttaatcaaatcaataaacatctacacaatcgtgttttacttgaccacaatgattcttctacaattaccttaaaatgcactttttctgatagtttgcaggggttcttattggcgtccttcgaaattgatctaaataggcacctaataattgcactgatgagaaactttttcgtagtaacttggcgtggtacaacttctcaatagtgacggcgcttttccgacgagtttttgatgtcgtatatgattgttttcgacgtagtggggattctcagaagcgcccccaaattcaaaaaatgttggcagggaggtCATGTTCGTGTGttgcggggacgtgttggcataaaatcaaaacaactgtAATTTTTTCCGGTTGGGAGGAACAAATCTTCatgtgtaatgcgctttacagactatcggttattccggacgacagtgctcgtgtcgaacagatcccatatattgtgcacattataagttaagtccgaaggcataatcgatagtgctgcatgtttatgggatcgatagcacatttaccgattatttagtcatcgccgacaagtcgtatcgatccgacacaatgtaagattctttacaaacaccgacattccgtccggaataactgatagtctgtaaagcgcataaggggatgttcgccaaacattagcattattttcataattaaaccAAGCATTTCTGCAATTAAATTAATGAGGGATCGCTAATTCagcttggaatttttattgtttcttccatttgtactaaaaaatggctttacacctaacttttcgtccatcttcattGGTTGtatttatgcttcttcttatttcttcatgttgttatcataattgttcgtgtagtgtgagggtaaaacttgaacgaacacacaacaaataggcgaacctctgtcggagtgtttatccgaccgtctaaggtccgcttaagATTCTTAACAAAcatcgacattccgtccggaataattgatagtctgtaaagcgcataagggaGCTCACAGTCAACAAATACGGTATTTAGGTTTGCCTACACAATTCGAATTTAACTAATCTGGCATCACTCTTTATCTGGCCACCATTATTTTTTTAGCTATTCGGCGAAGTGGATcgttaattgtgaaaaaattaaattgaaataaaacaaaaagaaaaatgagTACCGAGCATGATAAACAAGATCTCCATTGTCCCAGAGTTAATCAAGTGGCTCAAGAATATATTGACGAATTACTAAAGGAGGAAGCAAGATTACCTAAAGATTTTCCCGTTGTTGCGGCATTAATCAAAGATAGTGAGTATTTGGTGCATTCTTTCTTTGGGCTTGGGAGGATTTTTTATGTATACCAAGTTTttaatatgtgtgtgtgtgttcgaaAACGAATCGAATATGAGACATTTTGTCAATCAGGGGAAAGAGGATTATAATTTTGGATCATATAATTATTCAATAAACCACGTCAGAGGTaggaataacccagcaaaaactctcattacccggtaatcttgtaggtaagcctatttaaaaattaataaccacttattaattggcatcgtttcggattacatttacatacgcatgtcctaggaggaaagtacttctccccaggcatactttcggccataaaataagtagtgcatttaaagcatataatcacctaatatgtaatgacttattcgtagatacaccaaagcttgcaaaatagccacttatagtctcaggcaaccaaatctcgaaaatattgatttctatcgccgattacaatggatcaaaatatggcgagtggtgctgtaataggagaactactgaatagaaatagaatattgtataaataaacaaaaaatctaataaataatctaaatacgattacactcaaattaatgtcacacttaaaatagaaataaatgtaggttgtttaagggagttggattcgtgaattacgttataatatatccaatagccaattcacataaggttcgaaatctactaaaagtggattttaagtctctttttttataaggcaaatggcatttgatttatttatttatttattattgtaaaACTAGTACAACAAGATTTGATATCTTATAAATTACAGTACTAGCTGGTATTTGGCAATACAAATgatttgaaattattattaGAATTATACTtagtatttatataaattttaatataattttaagattttaaataacactagccaacaaccattttgtgaattgtttctagcatattttttattattgattatgacctactgaacacgaaaatgatttttaaaaaattttctgtcgattggttttcgagatataattttgccgttaaaatgccgttatattttatatgaatttttatatgtttttttgccacatttttacttaaaaaacgccgttttttttacctttttaagccgctaacatccaaactacttacccgatttgaaaattttctgagaatgagaatgagaatgagttgtagacggctcaattttctttaatttgagtagtattcggatcaaaaaggtcaaagaaaacgaaagatatgctcaaaattgtaggtgtacctccaaaaattaaaaaaaaaaaattatatctcgaaaaccaatcgacagaaaattttttaaaaatcattttcgtgtttagtaggtcataatcaataagaaaaaatatgctagaaacaattcacagagAAAAGCTTGTGATTTGTTGCCTAGTGTAATtgaacataacaaaaaaaattgaaatttagtttaagcgcattttggattattatcatattatgtttatttaaaacataatatgataatgtcattaaacacaattattatgaaatatttgtgataaagaattcttaacggaaaaatcttcagaattaccgttacattacatattctttttgattttttatgtaagtgctcgattatgtgaatacttatattaactacaactgcctaaaaatttgagaatagcaattcgaaaattaccgagaagtatttatttttgtcattacaagttagtcattataactcgccgcaatgtaatgcaacgtgtaatgacagctttactcctggtaatgtcaattgtaatgagatgtggttacctagtttttgctgggtaatttatTGTATATCGATTACAGGCTTACGGTGGCGTTTGCCTATTGTTTAATTCTCAAATTGAGTTAAAGCAGAAGAGTAAAAGCAACCCTTTATCTTTGATGAATAAAGTGCTTTACTTTTCATCAGTGCATTTATGAAACCACAAGTTGTCATCTGTTCATCTTTGTCAGTCCGTTTATCCATAGGTTAggtcgatatttcaggctcacttagactattcagtacattgtgataccacagtggtgtacttctctcttatcactgagtgctgcccgattctatgttaagctcaatgacaaggggcctcctttttatagccgagtccgaacggtgttccacattgcagtgaaaccacttagagaagctttgaaacgctcagaaatgtcaccagcattactgaggtgggataatccactttttggtgtttggtcgaacatAGGTTTGGATCCACGatcctgtgtatgcaagacgggcatgttaaccattgcaccatgcatTTTATCGtccatttttttgtgtagataaGTTAATGTTTGACCTATGTtgttcaataaattattttacccAAAGGCCAAAGGACAGATTGAAGTGAGTATGGCTTTGGCGTGGTTGTTGTTCAGAGGtaacatttaaaatgttattttacatAGTGTGTCTGCGGCTGATAAAGGCAAAACTAATAGTATTGATTCCATTTACTaatttaaaacacattttaattattttctcaGCTATTGATCGAATCTATCTAACTGGACGCATCCCTGGAAAAGAACTCAAAGCAGATGTCTTTCAACAGAAGCCTATTAAACTTACTCAGACAGTTTACTTGCCCATCAAACAGTATCCGCATTTTAACTTCCAGGGTAAAATTTTGGGACCTAAAGGCAATACCCTCAAACGCCTTCATCAAGAGACAATGTGCAGTATAGCAATTAGAGGACGAAACTCAATGCGTGATGCCGATCGCGAAGAAGAACTTCGACAATCTGGTGATCCAGCCTTTAATCACTTGCATAAAAATCTGTATGTTGAAATATCAACAGTTGCCGCTCCAGCCGAAGCATATGCTCGAATTGCATACGCATTGAGTGAAATTCGCAAATACATTATTCCCGATAAGAATGATGAGATTTCACAGGAACAATTCCGTGAACTCATGGAAATCGATCCGAAATTGGCAAAAGCTGGTTTTGGCAATAAAACAATGCCCCAAAAGTATGTATATTTTCTAgagatgttttatttttttttttgttggttaacTGTAATTAATttcctttacaaaatttttcagatctatatttcaaaaattggcGGCTATAGGCGGTGCTTATGGAAATGAGTAAGTCCTTATATAAATGTTATTATCTTTTGTTGGTCATCGTCAACGATGTTTCGTCCACATGTTGATGAaaacttcaatatttttaaatttcaaacctATTGCTGCAAAGAAATGCCGATGTCCATGTTATATGCATTTACATCTTCATCATTTGTGATAACTGGAAATATTTTTGGCAGGCATTATTCAATTACCTGGCCTATAAATCTTCAATATGTGGGATTGACCAAATTAGAATATACCATTATTATTGCCGATAGATTATAATACaaatgttccaaatatttttccctttgataataaaaaaattgtattcatagaactgtgctcccatatattttaaataaaatgttcaatgtaAAATGTCTATACATTACATTAGCACAAAAGGAATATCtccataatataatatataaaatttaacatgGCATTCATTTTTCGAATATACTCAAACGACTGATAGCTAGTCGCCCTTTTTGGCATTTGAAATCTctctttttgtatgagaaaggcGCGTTCAATTATGCGATTCATAGTGTAATCTCATAGGTCAAATGTAGTATAAAAAACATTCACCGCTTATCGTATAACTCCTTTATTATTAACTTATAATTTCCTATTTTAATTTTCCAGGGATGAAGAAGATGAACCTGCATCACCTCCTCCACAAAGACCACCTCAGACATATGGTGCTTATAAGAAATTTACAGGAGGTAAGATATTTGAATCGATATTCtggcaaaataatatatatttttcataatatGCCTTTACATTTTCAAGCTCATTTTCATTTCACATAGAATTATGTTTACCATGTTCGCTCTATTATAGGATGCAGGTCTTAATATCTATGTGATATGTTTTTGACATACTACCCGGAAGTGGTGCACATATCCGGGTagctgtttattttttttagtcgCTAACGAAACCATGAATAATATTGTTTTAATCTCTTTGGGAATGTCGGCGAATCTTTCGACAAAACTTAACGATAAATTAACCCGGGCTGTACTAGCGTGACATATGGTCACGGACATTAGACCATCACTAAATCTTCTCGTGTTGATCGCTGATAAACATACCattgacatttcaaaatttgaaaaaaataattacagcacaattcgggttaaaaaaattaacatttcgtcaatttcaattttgaagTACCatattaagctgagtactatgttcagttttcaagctgaaaaccagctttatTCACTGTTACTTttcttaaataattaatttagaaatataaaatgattatcaatcaattcattggatcttttccatccattatttgataagacttgataaaaatataatagtcttcataaaaatttttgtacttttaattcagtgttttggtgaaaaaaccgaacatagtactcacctttaagctgagtactatgttccgttttcaagctgaaaaccagccagttttcacggttacttttttaaattaattagttcagaaatataaaatgcaTCGCAATTAATTCCTTGTATATTTTCCATACACTATTTgacaagacttgataaaaatataatcgtcttcatatatatttttgtacttttaatttagtgttttggtgaaaaaaccgaacatagtactcacctttacttGGGATTTTTTCCACtctttcacttttttctgaTGGTGATAGTTGATGGATGGTCAACATCGAAAACCcgttaacattttgataaataacaatccaaattttcttttgaatcaACCTTTATCGTATTATTAAACAataattagtttaatacattttaaaaatgttagaaACTTATTTGATAAAGTATGaagaaaatacatatttgttgaaaatattGGCTATGCTAGATTTACagaaaaacattgttttaaatcaaagttttcttttttatgattCAAAATGGAATCAAATGTTTCTTATATATTGGACGATATTTTCATAAAACTGCCATTGGTACGAacgaattgaatttatttttgcttaaatcaaaaatattaaaattatttggttATAATTTCGTCTAAAACGTTTCGAAATTTTAGAAGTATCGTTCGACCTCCCcatgtacaatttttatttgcgaatttacttttttaaattttttgttattaggAAGTTATAGAACTTTAGGGATAAAGTTgaaaatctataggaaattgtacaatcttttttattgttgttcatTTACCAAGAACAATTTGTATATTGCGTATAATTCTTTCAATAAActccaattaaaatataaaaaaaaaacataaagctATAAAATGACAaaggaaatcaaaataaataattaaaaataatttattaaaaacataaaactaatatagaaaaataacatATGTAACCATTTCGAATTATTTTAGCCCCTAAAAGGAATGAACCTTCACCATTTGCTGCAAAATATAAACAAGTGCGCACGCAACCCTATACGCGTGGCACACCGTTCCAAAACaggaaataaatattcaaaataacataacaaacaaaaaataagtatttactttatattttatgcataaaacaaaacaaaatcaattaatatgtttTATAAATAAGCACATAATGGATGTATGCTGCTccgaaatttaattcaaatttcctgtaaaatttGGGATATAATAAATTCCCTACTATAAATGTAAAAGTACTTCAAAAActtaacaacatttttggaaataaaatttaaaaaaaaaaaacaacaaatataataCTAATCATAATAtatataactaagtttttttaatataaaaataaaacaaaagcaaaagatatataacatataatttaagtttttttttgaaataaaattaaaacgagaagaaaaaatataaaattgaactCATATATATCacttgaataaaatttaaacagaaatcgtataaaaaagaaatgataAAGACACAACATATAAAGTGTAATAACAAATATGATGCACTAATATCTCTGTGACTTTCTAACGATACTATTCTCAATTTGTTTTtccatccaaaaaaaaactttgtttctaaaaTTTATCGTTTCTAAATGatcatttcaaatattttcctttttgttttaagatttattaacaatgaaaatataatttaccTTTCATGTCTATATTGtataagtttctttagaaagtcaTAGATTTAAAACGTTAATTGTGGTgaaaatcgaaacaaaattaactttggaTTCAAAAAACACACTCGATATAGACTGGGTTTAAAATATGAGCAACATTTGTGTGAATTGTTTTTGTATAATGATCTTTTcgtaatcatgaaattaattcaattaatatttaatccatgaaaattttaatatcggtcaccaaagttaattaaaaaataatttatttattcaattcaattaaaattttaatcgattcGATTAATCGATGCATAATAATTTTAAAGCtagtaaataaaaaagaattgtcTTTTTTTACCTATTTTT
Encoded here:
- the LOC142237782 gene encoding KH domain-containing, RNA-binding, signal transduction-associated protein 2-like, with the translated sequence MSTEHDKQDLHCPRVNQVAQEYIDELLKEEARLPKDFPVVAALIKDTIDRIYLTGRIPGKELKADVFQQKPIKLTQTVYLPIKQYPHFNFQGKILGPKGNTLKRLHQETMCSIAIRGRNSMRDADREEELRQSGDPAFNHLHKNLYVEISTVAAPAEAYARIAYALSEIRKYIIPDKNDEISQEQFRELMEIDPKLAKAGFGNKTMPQKSIFQKLAAIGGAYGNEDEEDEPASPPPQRPPQTYGAYKKFTGAPKRNEPSPFAAKYKQVRTQPYTRGTPFQNRK